TCTGCGGGCCGAGCTACCGGCTCTACACGAACGATGGAGAGGAAATCACGGGCGACCCGCTGAAGAGGACGGCCGAACTCATAGACAAGGGCTACATCGTCGCCATCAAGGGAATAGGAGGAATACACCTCGCCTGCGACGCAACCAACGAGGAGACAGTCGCGGAGCTGAGACGGAGAACCCACAGGCCCCAGAAGCCCTTCGCGATAATGGCGAGGGACGTCCAGACGGTGGAGGAGTTCGCCTTCCTAAGCAGAGAAGAACTCGAGGAGCTGACTTCCTACAGGAGGCCGATAATAACCCTCCGCAAGAAGGAGCCGTTCCCGCTTCCCGAGAACCTCGCACCGGGGCTTCATACCATAGGCGTCATGCTGCCCTACGCGGGAACGCACTACATACTCTTCCACTGGAGCAGGAGCAGGGTTTACGTCATGACATCCGCGAACTACCCTGGAATGCCCATGGTCAAGGACAACGACCGGGCCTTCGAGGAGTTAAAGGATGTCGCCGACTACTTCCTCCTCCACAACAGGAAGATACTCAACAGGGCCGACGACAGCGTCATCAGGTTCGTCAACGGGAGGAGGGCGGTGATAAGGCGCTCCCGCGGTTTCGTCCCTCTGCCCATAGAGATACCCTTCAACTACCGCGGTTTAGCAGTCGGGGCGGAGCTTCTCAACGCCTTTGGGGTCGCCAAAAACGGGAAAGTCTACCCCAGCCAGTACATCGGGAACACCTCAAGGGTCGAGGTTCTCGAGTTCATGGAGGAGGCCATAGAACACTTCAAGAGAATCCTCCGGGTGAACGAGTTCGACCTCATCGTTGCGGACTTACACCCGAGCTACAACACCACAAAGCTCGCCATGGAGATGGCCAACGAGCTAAACGTGGAGTTCCTACAGGTGCAGCACCACTACGCGCACATAGCGAGCGTTTTAGCTGAGAGGAAGCTGGACGAGATGATAGGCATAGCCGTTGACGGCGTCGGCTACGGGACGGACGGCCACACATGGGGCGGAGAGGTTATATACCTGAGCTACGAGGACGTCGAGAGACTGGCCCACATAGACTACTACCCGCTCCCGGGCGGAGATTTGGCCAGTTACTACCCGCTGAGGGCCCTGATGGGCATCCTGAGCAAGGTCTATGGCGTCGAGGAGCTTGAGGGGATAATAGAGAGGTGCTGTCCGAAGGCCATCGAGAGCCTCCGCTACGGGAGGGTGGAGTTCAACGTCGTGCTGACCCAGCTGGCGAAGGAGGTCAACACGAGCTACGCCTCATCAACCGGCAGGGTTTTCGACGCCATCTCGGTTCTCCTCAACGTGGCGTACAGGAGGCACTACGAGGGCGAGCCGGCAATGAAGCTGGAGAGCTTTGCAATGCGCGGGAAGAACGACCTGAAGTTCGAAATCCCAGTTGACGGAGAGCTGATAAGAGTGGAGGAACTCTTCGCACAGGCACTCGACGTCATTGACACCGCCAGTCCGGCGGACATAGCCTACTCGGCCCACCTCGCCCTCGGGCGGGTTTTCGCGGAAACGGCCATAGAGCGGGCGAGGGAGTTTGGGGTTAAGAACGTTGGAATAAGCGGTGGAGTCGCCTTCAACGAGCTCATAGTAAAGACCGCCAGGAAGATAGTCGAGGCCGCTGGCCTGAAGTTCCACACGACCCATGAGGTCCCGCGCGGGGACAACGGGATAAACGTCGGTCAGGCCTTCCTCGGCGGCCTGTACCTCGAG
The Thermococcus radiotolerans genome window above contains:
- the hypF gene encoding carbamoyltransferase HypF, whose protein sequence is MKAYRLHVQGIVQAVGFRPFVYRIAHENNLRGYVKNLGDAGVEIVVEGREEDIAAFLRDLREKLPPLARIEMIRKKELPPQGFDRFYIEKSSQGGEGGDSIIPPDIAICDDCLRELFDPTDKRYMYPFIVCTNCGPRFTIIEDLPYDRINTTMREFPMCDYCESEYRDPLNRRYHAEPVCCPVCGPSYRLYTNDGEEITGDPLKRTAELIDKGYIVAIKGIGGIHLACDATNEETVAELRRRTHRPQKPFAIMARDVQTVEEFAFLSREELEELTSYRRPIITLRKKEPFPLPENLAPGLHTIGVMLPYAGTHYILFHWSRSRVYVMTSANYPGMPMVKDNDRAFEELKDVADYFLLHNRKILNRADDSVIRFVNGRRAVIRRSRGFVPLPIEIPFNYRGLAVGAELLNAFGVAKNGKVYPSQYIGNTSRVEVLEFMEEAIEHFKRILRVNEFDLIVADLHPSYNTTKLAMEMANELNVEFLQVQHHYAHIASVLAERKLDEMIGIAVDGVGYGTDGHTWGGEVIYLSYEDVERLAHIDYYPLPGGDLASYYPLRALMGILSKVYGVEELEGIIERCCPKAIESLRYGRVEFNVVLTQLAKEVNTSYASSTGRVFDAISVLLNVAYRRHYEGEPAMKLESFAMRGKNDLKFEIPVDGELIRVEELFAQALDVIDTASPADIAYSAHLALGRVFAETAIERAREFGVKNVGISGGVAFNELIVKTARKIVEAAGLKFHTTHEVPRGDNGINVGQAFLGGLYLEGYLTKEDLML